The sequence TCGTGAACGGCGCCACCGCCCGGTCGATCTCGTGGCCGAGGGGGATGATGTGGACGACGTCACGCAGGCCCCCGGTGAGGAGCTGGTTGTTCATTGTGTTCACACTATTCACTAAATTCACGTGAAGTTGTTAATGTTTCGGTCCTGGTATACACTATTCATCAGGAGGTATCAGAACATGAGAACCAATCTCCAGGGGCTTGCCGGGCGAAGGGTCACACTGACCGCCGTCTTCTGGCAGTACGGAACTTACAGGGGCAGGGGGTGCAGCGGAAAGACCATCCTGCTCAGGCACGTCCGCGATCTCTCCGGCCGACTGCTGGCCGATCACACCTGGATCAACTACACCGCCGGGTTCGCCGCGGCCGGAGAGTTCCGCCGCGGCGATGCCGTCCGGTTCACTGCCCGGGTCGATGAGTACGTCAAGGGCTATCTGGGAGAGAATATCGATGACCGGCTGGCGCGACCGCTGGCGGTTGACTACCGCCTGAAGTTCCCCCGGAGGGTGGAGAAGATCGGCAGGGTTGACCAGGGTGTGCACCCGGTGCCGGGGTGAGGGGTGTGGAGAAGCACCGGCAGGAGCAGATCGACCGGCTGCTCAGCGATCTCGACTTTCCGGCCCTCTACCGGGGGTACGCATGGAAGAACGACACCTGGGAGAAGGGGTTTCCTGATATCTTCAGTCTTGAGCAGGAGGTAACGGCCGCCGCCAGAGACCAGACGTTGGGGCTTGAACACGTGCAGAAGATCGCCTGCTGGGGCGGCATCCCGAACCGGGACCGGATCGACTGTGCCGACCGGCTCTCCATCGCTCTCTACTTCGGCGACTCCCCGGCATACTGGCTGATGCGCGCGCCCGTGAATACCATCGGGATCGTCGAGGGGCAGATCCGGGGATTCGGGCCGACATATGCGAGTAAGTTGCTCCGGTTCGCCGTTCCGCAGGTCTTTGGGGCGATCGACACCCGGCTGGTGCGTGTCTTCGGCCGCGGCGACCCTGAGAAGCAGCGGTATCCCCTGCTGGACTTGACCGCCTCGCCGTTCGGCGACCGGTGGGCGATCCCGGCCACGCAGCCGGGATGGCCTGGGGAGTACGGGACCTGGACCAAGATCCTGCAGGCGATTGCCCGCCGGCTCAACCGTGAGGAGGTCTGCTGCCCACACCCGGAGCGGTTTGTCGGTGCGGGCCTCCGGAGTGAGGGTATCTGGGCCGCGGCTGATGTGGAGATGGCACTGTTCTGCTACGCGTCGGGGGTTGTGCGGGGGAAGGGTGCACCCCCTTTCTGCTGGTAGTGCCCCTCATAAAGACGGTAAGTCAGAGGCCTTATCTATTCCAACCTGGACGGAGATGTAATGGTGCAGGTCGACAGGGGTTTCATCTGCCGCCCTTCCCCTCGCTCAATCGAGCATCACCAGGATCTGACCTATGACCTCACCCGCTGATGCCAACACATCGCATGCATCGCCTCTAGAGTAAACGCATCCGTAATCTGCGCCTCCACTTTCCCGGTATCCCCCGGAGAAGATGGGGGGCACGTAGGGCGTGAAACTGTGCATAGTAGCCCTGGATGATTGCCCACTTTATGTTCCCCTCTGTGAAAGAATGCTCTGCAGCAGCCAGGTCCTGTTCCGCTTCCCGCAGTTCTTTCACAACCTGTTCGCGGTCGACCGGGATGCGGACGGTCTTTCCCCGTTGTAGGCACTGCTCAAACCGGTACTTCACTGCACTCCTCGATCAGAACCTTTCCTGCCAAAATGCGCCCGTAGAGAGCCGGGTCAGCGGTTTTCAGGGACCGGAACCCGCCGGGCGTGAGGATGAGCGGCGAGATCTCGCGGTCGAGCCCGGCCTGAACCCCGGCGACGGTCTCTGCTACGGTCTTAGTATCACTCGTCTCGATGAAGAGATCACTTTTTTCCACTCTATAAATACATGCACGAATACGTGCAGTTTGAAAATAAAAAAGTAATTCTTGAGTGCATCTACCGCTCAATTGATGACGTACGGCATCTATATGGTCCTATCTTCCTGCTTCCGTTTAACTTTCGTTGAAAGCGCCGTCCCCGTCAGGCTCTCGGGTACGTACTTCTCCATGCCTTCCTCTTTGTACACCTTATCAAGGATCCCGCTCAACGCTTCAGCGAGTTTCTGCGCGGCAGCGTGTGACATATAGACGCGTGTTCCGTTTACGCGCATCCTGTCATCCCGGCGGATACCGGGCATCTCCAGGAAATCGATGAAAACATCTCTGTGCGTTACCTGGACGTATGCAAGGTTTGAGTAGGAACTGTGCGTGATGTCCGGCTGCAGTTCTCCGGGCTCGAATTGATAGAGTTCTCTGAGATCGATAACGGTTGCTCCGTCCTTCCCCTTCTTCTCCTCTTCCATGGTTACGCTCCCGCTGCGAAGGTCACATACCCTGAATCTGTGTCTCGTTCAGAGTATTCTCCTCCAATAGTCCATTTTCCGGTATAGTTCATCGCAATTGCAAGCGGTTCTACCTTCGCCCTGAGAGAGCTGTTGTAGTAGTCCTGGATGGCCGTGTCCATGCAGTCCGTGCCGTCCCGGTCGTCGATGACGGCGTACGCCAACAGAGAGAGCGCGACGAACTTCTTCGACTCAACAACGACCCGATAGACGGGGTGTTGTACATCGCTTGATATGTTCTCGATCAGTCCGAGTCTGACGAGAGTCTTAAGTGCCTCTCTGATGCTGGGGGGCCTCTTGCCCGTCATCTCCTCAAGGTACCTGGGCCGGTAATCCATCGTCGGATCAGCGATGATCTCCTCAACGACCTGAGCGAGTACTGTATTCCCAAAAAGGCCGCCATATGGTTTGTTCAGGTATTCTTCGAGTTCTTCAGGAAGTTTCGGCAGTTTCTTCCCGGACATAAACATCCCTCCCTTATGCAGTTACATTGGTAGTGCTGCTATCACTACTAACTAGTAGTAATGGTAGTAAAAAAAACTTCTGTTTCAGGATCTATTTTTTCAGTCTGGTCCAGTGTCGGTGGTGAGGCACCTCAAGGTCATAATATGTCATCCATTGATCTGCCCACACCAGATTCTCAAGTTTAATGACTTTATCGCCTCCACCGGCGCGGTATAAACAAATGCGTTCCTGTCCCATTGCATTGATAAAATCGCTCGCTTCAAAGCCGTTTTCTTTGCATTTTCGCTGACAATCCTGTACCCTCCTCATGCCGCCACGCTTCTTTAGCCATCCAAGAAAAATAGCACCTCCCTCCTCTGGATCAGGGCCATCTGGAGGAGGGAGGTTGCATTTACTCATCAAGCGTCACCAGAGGCGATAATATAGATTTTATGCTCAGATAAACATTATATCACTTGCCATTTTCCTCTGAGTCTGAGGACCAAGCATCTTTTTAGTGGGCTATTTCAGCCAAAATTCCCCATGAAAACCGCCCCGGTTTGGCGACGGGGAAGCTCCCCGGCTCTGTTCCATCGTGCCCCGGCTCCGGCTCGTGCGGGGAGGGGGAGACCCCCATATGCGCTAACTTTAGCGATGAGGATTCGAGAGGATAATGCCCTATTCGGTGAAATATGGCTGATTTGATGGGATATCAGCCACACGATTCCGGTGGTGTGCGGCAATAGTCCTCCTCCTCTGGAAACGATAGTGATCATGGGAATCTCATGGGAAACGGACAGCCTTAGGGCATAGATGAGAACTCGCCGATTGCCGGGTACTTGCCGGTATCAACAAGAATGCATTCCACCCAGCGGGTAAGTTAACGCCTATGGAACCCGCCCCCTCCCGGCAGAAGAGTTCCAGGACAATCCCTCTATCTAAAAGGGCCGATAAATTTGGAGCGAACTCAATAGTAACACACTTTTGGGCTAACAGCGGGCCGTTTATGAGGGGGCAGAGGAGCAATTTCTTATACCCTGACCGTAGATAGCCGCCCATGTCGCTATCTCTACGGCATAGGTATCTATTCCTTGCTGCAGTGTTGGTTGGAGCGCTGGTTCTGGCCGCGGGATGCACCCAGGAAAGCGAAGCTGCATCCGCAGACACGAGCAGCACCACAGGGCCGGGCAACCTGACGTACTACACCGAAGACCTTCCCCCGTATAGTTACGTGGAGAACGGAACCCTGCAGGGGCTCTCCGTCGATCTACTCGAGGTAATTACCGGGAAGATGGGGGACGAGGTCTCCCGCGAGGAGGTGCATCTGGTCTCTTGGACCGAGGGCTACCAGGCAGCCCTGACCAGGAATGCGACGGTGCTCTTCCCTACGGCAAGAACTCCTGAGCGGGAGCACTCCTTCAAGTGGGTCGGGCCCATCTATTCAGACAGATACGTCCTGTTTGCCGGGCGCGACCGGGCGATCACCATCACCGGCCCCGACGACCTGAACCAGTACCAGATCGGGGTAGTTGCCAACGATAGTGCCATCCAGCAGCTGCTTGCTCTCGGGGTGAACCGGAGCCAGATCGTAGAGGAGACCAATGCATCAGCGATCATCACCGGACTTGAGGGTGACGAGATTGACCTCTGGTGCTACCCTGAGGCCGCTGGCAGGTATCTTGCAGAGCAGGAAACAGACAACGCGTACACCTACAGGGTCGTCTACACGCTCCAGGAGACTAGCATCTACTATGCATTCAGCAAGGATATCCCGGATTCGAGAGTTCAGTCCTTCCAGCTGGCCCTTGACGCCCTCAAATGCGAAGAAGACACGGCGGGCGTCAGCACGTACGAGCGGATCGTCGGGCGATACATCCCATCGATCGGCCTTGCCCAACTCAACTACCTGACCGAAGAGTGGGCTCCTTTCAACTATCAGGAGGGTGGGAACGTCACCGGTATCTCCGTCGATATCCTCGAGGCGGTCTTTGAGAAGGTCGGCGTGAACCGCACACGGGCTGATGTCCGCATTGTTCCCCTGGCGGAAGGATTCCAGGCAGCGCAGAAGAACACCAGTACCGTGCTCTTCGCAATCGTTCGCACACCCGAACGTGAGCCCCTCTACAAGTGGGCCGGACCGTTCACCAGAGCCAGGTTTGTCCTTTTTGCGCCGATGAGCAGGAATATCGCCATCGCCTCCCCGGAGGA is a genomic window of Methanoculleus bourgensis MS2 containing:
- a CDS encoding DUF3467 domain-containing protein, yielding MEEEKKGKDGATVIDLRELYQFEPGELQPDITHSSYSNLAYVQVTHRDVFIDFLEMPGIRRDDRMRVNGTRVYMSHAAAQKLAEALSGILDKVYKEEGMEKYVPESLTGTALSTKVKRKQEDRTI
- a CDS encoding HEPN domain-containing protein, coding for MKYRFEQCLQRGKTVRIPVDREQVVKELREAEQDLAAAEHSFTEGNIKWAIIQGYYAQFHALRAPHLLRGIPGKWRRRLRMRLL
- a CDS encoding transporter substrate-binding domain-containing protein; its protein translation is MSLSLRHRYLFLAAVLVGALVLAAGCTQESEAASADTSSTTGPGNLTYYTEDLPPYSYVENGTLQGLSVDLLEVITGKMGDEVSREEVHLVSWTEGYQAALTRNATVLFPTARTPEREHSFKWVGPIYSDRYVLFAGRDRAITITGPDDLNQYQIGVVANDSAIQQLLALGVNRSQIVEETNASAIITGLEGDEIDLWCYPEAAGRYLAEQETDNAYTYRVVYTLQETSIYYAFSKDIPDSRVQSFQLALDALKCEEDTAGVSTYERIVGRYIPSIGLAQLNYLTEEWAPFNYQEGGNVTGISVDILEAVFEKVGVNRTRADVRIVPLAEGFQAAQKNTSTVLFAIVRTPEREPLYKWAGPFTRARFVLFAPMSRNIAIASPEDLNRYRIGAVNDSIENDLLTGLGVNASRLVPGQTPEDLLRMLEEGEIDLWATGDLAGRHQMLRSGVDPDAYEIVYTLSENDFYYIFSKDVPDTLVNTFQQALDLVRNQKDEQGVSEYERIIYRYLGVGCVRQTFTDEAVIALVNTTAAAIEKNAPDTFRRINAGEAPYRDPKNPALYVFVYDTNVTMVAHADNIQLVGMNFKGKTDVTGKPFRDEIVAGAQENGTGWVEYVYVNPVETNLYYKTTYYRLTRGSDGNSYVVCSGNFKPCDV